In Telopea speciosissima isolate NSW1024214 ecotype Mountain lineage chromosome 10, Tspe_v1, whole genome shotgun sequence, the DNA window tgaaccaccacatcgcatgtgatatcatgtatccaagcccataaaattaaaatcgcattttaattgcaagtgggtaaagagggaatctcttcacccatcatcatcctccaaaaacaaaacaaaataataaaattctgttttgaaaaatctgttttctttttttttttttttttttgttaaactggagggaaaacaaggggggtgcatgcagcccacttgcgcaggttgcaggcactccctgcgtagcccataggcacagggcccacggacagcagccttgggctgtaggccgcaggcctgctgcccatacgctaaagcccacggacagcagcccacaaagggatgcgcacaagggtaggttcatggggaaaGGCGTGCACAGAGGCATGGCAgtgtgcgctccccccccccacatatagaacatgattaaaaaattttaaaataaaaattagtaatcacaacctaattggatacatgcttcaataattggaataaacaaaacaaaccaaatccatcatcacatgggtaagttgttacactaacaaccttgtaactacccatgtgcacatgggaaggttgttacaacaaccatatcctaaccacccatattccaacttgcatcccactcatgataatcatattaaccattaattatctaatattcatgggtggaaaaggtggctctgataccacactgttggccaaacaacggtccagggatcaaaccatggttccctagggagaccaagatatttatctttagggttttgcgcgccctgggttagcccattgtgtcccatgggtgccccatttttattttagggtttcccatggtcgcccatgggaaccctggtgcatccctattagggtttctccttccctattgcatttcataaaattaattatcacaatagggacggagaaactcgtctctagtccatcacatggcaagagggatccatcccatactcgaatgcgcagcggaaaataatcgattcgagtttctttcgcatcccataaatattaataatcaattaatgaaggaattaataaagaacgctaacctggtgagcctcaagtgttgctcctccaataggcagtggttcttcctccaatgagcgctccaagcaagcagatcgaacctccaatggtgctaccaaggttctacacgccaatcccagatgccctcaaactcctcagcacagatctagggtttcacaaaccctaactctcaaacacaagtgagagaagcaagaagaagaagagagatcacaagagggagagagagaaaccaaaaacaaaggagagagagtgtctgctccaaaaacgtggagagcttctcttctgcgtatttttggtcccctatttataataatagggtttaattaaatcctagatagatttaatagagccctagtgagagtctgactctctctctctcagtctggcagttctgttcaaactcaaagtgctacacaggtgaagaagcaaaatctaatagggaaagtattaattagattctttatttaattattaatgaataattacaattagcaccaaatccattaattaaataaagagccaatgaaattagcaaattccaaataactccctatatgataacaatttatcatatacaacccccccactaatcaacaccatcattatggaatctagggcatgtacacatgtactgccaaaccccaatccatagtacatgtccatataagagcgtctatgcatccgatcgggtcccgcaaaactcgataaaatactttatttgaaataactataaataatgtatcattttatgtaaaataaattttgcaaaaccatttccaaaagcaGATCTTGGATCcagttcgatccgaccatgcacgagcagtctctatcttggtgttccccaatcgggcgtggtgaccgtgttggataactccttcactcacaaagtgttcacgcattcccagaacaccggctttgactcgcttgagtctcagtcattgatgaaccaaagaatgcgatcacactttgtagtgacaaggttccctcaggtacagggtgtcggtgacacatgtctatcccttcctacatctggtagtaattcatgagggaatcgacaaagtagattcttcgccaatgcacacatcaaacatgtgagcactcgcattcgtaccctgacatcacatgtctaggcatacccaatgcgaagaccatatgataagggtgcccagcccaaaccctagtcgtgactaccattttaagtataacttacggacacataatgctcaaaaagtttatatttcatgtgacaatattaaactaaaatgtataaatgtccaatacaaaggtgaaccgggttgaaccggaccgaaccgggtttgatggacacacacttgtccaacatatCTCAGCACCACAGGGAGTACAGAGCTCACTAGCCTTCTTGAAGAGTCCTGCTCGTCGTTTAGAGAAAGTGACCTGTCGAGAAAATTCACAATTGATCCTCTTGATCTCAATCTTCTGCCGACCCATGCTTGGTTTCCTTGCCATCTCACTGAAACAacaatttctctatttattatCGAGCTTTGAGAGATATTGAAGGAAAGAAGGCCTATAAATTGAGTCCAAAGAAACAACAATTTCTctattatctctttctttcccttgaTGGGTGGTGAGATGGCAAGGAAACCAAGCATGGGTCGGCAGAAGATTGAGATCAAGAGGATCAATTGTGAATTTTCTCGACAGGTCACTTTCTCTAAACGACGAGCAGGACTCTTCAAGAAGGCTAGTGAGCTCTGTACTCTCTGTGGTGCTGAGatatgttggacaagtgtgtgtccatcaaacccggttcggtccgattcaaCCCGGTTAACCTttatattgaacatttatacattttagtttaatattgtcacatgcgatataaactttttgagcattatgtgtccgtaagttatacttaaaatggtagtcacgactagggtttggcggcacccttatcatatggtcgtcgcattgggtatgcctagacatgtgatgtcgtggtacgaatgcgagtgctcacatgtttgatgtgtgcattggtgaagaatctactttgtcgattccctcatgtattacgcgcgatgtaggaagggatagacatgtgtcaccgacacccgcACTGAGGGAACCTCAcacgcaaagtgtgatcgcattctttggttcatcaatgactgagactcaagcgagtcaaagccggtattctgggaatgcgtgaacactttgtgagtgaaggagttatccaacacggtcaccactgcccgattggggaacaccaagatagagactgctcTGTGAATGGCCGGATCGTAACGGATCCAAGACtgcttttggaaatggttttgcaaaatttattttacataaaatgatacattatttatagttatttcaaataaagtgttttatcaagttttgcgggacctgatcggatgcacagacgctcttatatggacatgtactatggattggggttaggcagtacatgtgtacatgccctagattccataatgatggtgttgattagtgggggggttgtatatgataaattgttatcatatagggagttatttggaattttttaatttaattggctctttatttaattaatggatttggtgctaattgtaatcatccattaataattaaataaagaatctaattaatactttccctattagattctcgcTTTTCAccgtagcactttgagtttaaacagaatccgcagatcgagagagagagagtcgactctcactagggctctattaaatctatctaggatttaattaaaccctattattataaataggggaccaaaaatacgcagaagagaagctctccacatttttggagcagacactctctctcctacatttttggtttctctctctccctcttgtgatctctcttcttcttcttgcttctctcattgtgtttgagagttaggtttgtgaaaccctagatctcgtggccgaggagtttgagggcatccgggattggcgtgtagaaccttggtagcaccattggaggttcagactGTTTGCTTGAGCgctcgttggaggaagaaccactgtctattggaggagcaatacttgaggctcaccaggttagcagttctttattaattccttctgttcattgattattaatatttatgagatgcgaaagaaacttgaatcgattattttccgctgcgcattcgagtatgggatggatccctcttgccatgtgatggactagagacgagtttctccgtccctattgtgataattaattttatggaatgcaatagggaaggagaaaccccaatagggatgcaccagggttcccatgggcgaccatgggaaaccctaaaataaaaatggggcacccatgggacaccatgggctaacccagggcgtgcaaaaccctaaagataaatatcttggtctccctagggaaccatggtttgatccctggaccgttgtttggccaacaagATAGCCATTCTTGTCTTCTCACTGCAGGTAAGGTCTTCTCCTTCGCCACCCTAGTGTGGAATCCATCGTTGATAGGTTCCTTAATGAAAACAATTTGCCACCGGAAACCACTGCATTGCCTCTTGTGGAGGCTTTCCGTGGAGCTAGTGTTTGCGAGCTCAACCAACAGTACACACAAGTGCTTAGCCTAATGGAAATCGAGAAGAAGCGAGCTGAGACACTCTACCAATCGACCCCAGAAGCAAAGCAGGGTGAGCCCTGGTGGGAAGCACCCATTGAAAATATGGGATTGCATGAGCTTCAGAAGTTGATGATTTTCTGGAGGAACTTAAGAAGAATATGAAGAAACGTGTTGATGCTTCTTCAATCATCCCTTATGGAGATGGTTATGGTTTTAGTATTGGACGTGGTCTTATCTGaattactcttcttcttctttcaatgtGTATacgggaagtagttttctgtctggtagtgtggcctacgccaaaactcttatgtatctatctctctcctcctcaaaacaagggggtatcggtgtcttttcatatggggaggaagcgatagactcatgagaggtTGCGTTGGCtatactcccggacagagttctttttcccaataatGTGTggattttttcagttttttttaattgaaataaatggagaaataatGATTGAAATTGACAAAAAATGGGCGTTCCTTGGCAAACGATTAAAAGAAGAATCCAGATTTAAATTAATTCATACCAATTAAGTTAATATAAAATGTATGTGCTTGGGTTGGCCTCGATACCGATTCTCTTAatagttctttgttttttattagaattattgaatgaataacttctcttgttcaatggtaatCCAATTACAttaggtatatatatatttggtgaagcctgatcttagTCCAAAAAGTGCAGTGGGAAATCTTCAGAGGGCCATTTCGGCCTCGAAATGCATCTGGATGGCCTTAAAGGTGCATACATTAATGCCAAAGACAATGAATCCTATAGAGCTCATCGaaatctttgatttgatatgtataTCAGCATAGTTAGGTTCAGGTGCGACCCTAATCGAGTGGGTCTTTTTGGCTTCtaagggcatttatgtacttgtttgggttagggcttttctatatagtgtccttatctcgttgAGAGATGTAAGTGAGATCTGAGGATTTGTAACTTGCTTCAGAGAAATAGTGGAAACCAGTTCTGTTGTTGGCTGTAGATGTAGcctaccttcttgggggtgaaccacataaaaTCCCTGTGTTGTGtgtttgttcttctcttctttttcgttTTCAAGAGAGTCCTTGAGTACATAGagtgttatcacatgtgatacaAGGAGTCCTggattattatcacatgtgatagtCCTGAATCAAATAggttgttatcacatgtgatataaagaTTATCGACAGCTATCATGTAGGAGGTGATCACCATCCAATCTTTTCTCTATCGATAAATTTTCACTTTGAGTTGCACTTAGAGTAGAAATAAGTAGGTGAGTGACTGTAAAAGATCAGGTTAGTTGACTTTGTAGGAGAATGGCTAGATGTGGATAAGCACGGTTGATAGGTATTGCTAGGGCCACGACCATTACCGCGACCACACGGAAGGAGTGGGCAACCATGACCACTGTGTTGAGTCACATTAGTGGAAGCATGTGTAGAGGGATCTATCATAGCACGACGTGACTGAAGCAAATGCTTATGACTTACAAGTAGACCATGAAGTTCGGTGAAGGATATCAGATCAGAACGAGCCATCATAGTAGGAACCAGTGATTAATATTCATCACGTAGGGCGCGAAAGATGTGAATATTAAGATCTTCAGTGGGCAAGGGCTTGCCGGCAGCAACTAGTTCATCTGATAGAGACTTTGCACATTGGAGAAATTGGACAATGCTTTTATCATGTTTGTGTATGACGTTTTGCAGTGCAACATTGAGAGATAAAATTCAGGTAGTAAAAGCCAAGCTGTAGGCAGCATGACAGGCGTCCCATAACTCCTTGTTGGTGTTGTGACCAACTAAGGGTGGCCGTTAGGCTGCCCGTCTGACCCTTTCAACACCTTGTCAACCCATTTACACGTTACGGTCTTTAGATCTTTAGGACAGAGAAGGAGTTCCCACATCTCATTCTTGTTCAAGGCACTCCTCGCGCTTTTTCTCTAAGCTTATGTCAGGGGGCACTCAAGAAGACTAGGTTAGGTATGcagctttttctcttttcctgaACCCCTGACTGCTGCCCTGATCTTAGCAAATCCGAGAGCGCCCTTAGGTGAACTCTGCTCCTCTCACGAGAAGAGGGCTAAGGCTGAGGTACTCTTCAAGGGATATAGTATCCTCAGAAAGAGATGCGATCAAGAGACTCTTCACAAAGGCATCATGTTCACACCAGGTGGCGCCAAGAGTTGGATCTTAAGGGCGCGGCTTGTGACCAATTACATAATCATAGAGTCGTTGCCCAATGAGATAGGGCTCAATTTGAGTGTGCCAATAAACATAATTCTTAGATGATAATTTGAGGTGCAAAAAATGAGAGGCACCTGAGAGAGTGACGGGAGGAGCAGGAATGGCAGAAGCCGTGGGCATGGAGGAAGGAGGATCGGCCATGGacagacgagagagagagagagagagagagagagagagagaggagaaaataaaaataaaaaaaatattttagatgTGCTCATTGGAGCGTGTAGCTCTTTATACCATATTGAATGAATAACTTCTCTTATTCAATGGTAATCCGATTACATCAAGTATATATTGATAGGGTAGAGTTTTACAAGTAGAAGAGTCCTTGAGTACATAGagtgttatcacatgtgatatcaagAGTCCTAAGTCAAATAggttgttatcacatgtgatatgaagATTATCGACAACTATCTTGTAGAAGGTCATCATCATCCCATCTTATCGTTGTCGATAGAGTTCCACTTTGAGTAGGAATGAATTAGGTGAGTGAATGTAGGAGATCGGCTAGATGTGGATAAGCACGGTTGATAAGAAGGTAGTTGAGCTGTTCCCACTGATGGCAATGGCGTAGATGGGTTAgttctcattttcttttgtttctctgtATTCGTCTTGGTATGCCTAGACGTTAAATACTTGtttaatctttttcttcttaatatatCTTTGCTGACATTTAACAAAAAATACCTCAGCGTGCATGTGTACAATTCCGAACACAATTGTAACCACTAACTTTCTGCTAGTTGAGGGAAGGCCATTCATATTTGTGGAGAAAACAGTTTACAAAGAATTTTAAATACTACAGCTCCCttggctccgtttggttgcaaggggaatcagaggaaagaaagtgaacatttttaaacctaaaaatagGACTTTGGTAATCATTATCCAAaatgattgtataaattacttaaagggaaaaagaatgcagCTCGGTTGTGTGGCCCCTGCGCTAGACACAGGAGCGCCCTAAATTACCACCCGCCCCCTATGAAACCAAAAATCCTATCTATGTTGATGCTCCTGTGTGGAGTCTCATTGGTCCCCACGCAGGTGCAAGAGTCATGCGACCTTGCAATGATCCCTTGCCGATTACTTAAATATCGATCTTATCATATTTCATAACggtatttttttaatgaaatttttattttaattttcaaattcaaggaattcaaGGGATTGCGATTCAAAGTAAAGTGAGTTTTTATAactaaatatggaatgatttgaagttagtAATATAATCatgtgggattttttttttttgctaaagatcagcaatgtgTATTAAATATAGAAGAAAAACTTACAAGGATTGACTGAAAACTTCAAAAAAGATAATCCAGAGAACTAACGTGAACCCTTCGGCCTAGCCCTTAGGTAAACGTTAGAGCCAGGCGATCAAGTCAGTTACAAATTAGGTGAATCTATAGAAAGGCCGTTCAAGCGCTTCCCAATAGACAATCTGCCAGATAAATTACGGTGGAGCAGGCCAACAAGAGGTGTTTTTCCTTTTCGCCGCGTAGGTGGCAAGAGCATCCGCAGCCAAATTTGCTTCTCTATAGCAATGGGTCATACGCCACTGGATGGAGCCAAGAAAGTTAGAGGCTTTCCACCACTTATACATTAGGTTCCAAGGAATCTTATTAGAGAGAATTGAAGAGACAACTGCTTCCGAGTCGCACTCAATCCAAAGATTTCTTGCGCCCATTTCTCTAGCGGGGTCAACTCCTGTAAAGAAAGCCCCCAGTTCAGCCATGTAATTCGATCCCACACCCTGGTGCTCAGAGAAGCATCTTAACACAGCTCCCAAGTGATCATGAAGTACCCCTCCTCCTCCTATCGATCTAGGATTACCCAAGGAAGAGCCATCAATGTTCAATTTCCACCACCCAAGTGGTGGTTGCCTCCATCGCACTTCTACCATCCTTCTAACAGGTGGCCTTGAAATTGTCACCTTCAGCATACGTGCCAAGGTAAGATCATTCACTGTTTGCACCTACACCCCTTTCAGCCTTATGCAGTCCCCAACTTCCCCATAGCATAGCTTTGCCACTTCAGTAGGACTCAAGTTGTCATGGCATCGTC includes these proteins:
- the LOC122643228 gene encoding LOW QUALITY PROTEIN: agamous-like MADS-box protein AGL62 (The sequence of the model RefSeq protein was modified relative to this genomic sequence to represent the inferred CDS: inserted 2 bases in 2 codons) — encoded protein: MARKPSMGRQKIEIKRINCEFSRQVTFSKRRAGLFKKASELCTLCGAEISILVFSXAGKVFSFXHPSVESIVDRFLNENNLPPETTALPLVEAFRGASVCELNQQYTQVLSLMEIEKKRAETLYQSTPEAKQGEPWWEAPIENMGLHELQKLMIFWRNLRRI